The following are from one region of the Alicyclobacillus fastidiosus genome:
- a CDS encoding PLP-dependent aminotransferase family protein yields MFEVRRKSDVPLTEQIVREISERIQTGMLASQTQLPSVRTLANRLGVSLVTVVQAYRVLEQRGFVERIQGKGTYVRTRTRTPEQLQPTAPHQRFDWQLLLADYLPRAAVFRQHTESVDETPLKLSMAALCPSLSAASLPADLYTSIVQMPAMLTEYGPVEGLPSLRARLAVEFREAGLAVDVDEIFITNGVQQAIDIVARTFLGPGDVVVVEAPTYAGALDVFRACGANVISIPVDDQGLRTDLLLRQCDHKPPKLIYTMPAFHNPTSVVMSQQRRRALLDIATSYQCLILEDDSFSDCSFGVAVPPPLRADDDGGHVVYVRGFSKVFLPGCRLAAVVASGSVRNRLVAAKSVSDLGSPLITQRLVEHCLMDSGRRRRIEKIVNALRIKRDLALQTLAEHAPPGVTWNFPDGGYNLWVTLPDHVNADVLLVEAMRKGISFLPGSACYNGDLVYHHLRISYSYLEDDELVRAVRALCLLMSEAVTGQSRPFMPVI; encoded by the coding sequence ATGTTCGAGGTGCGGCGTAAGTCGGATGTTCCATTAACGGAGCAAATCGTACGCGAGATTTCGGAGCGCATTCAGACAGGGATGCTGGCTTCACAGACGCAGTTGCCGTCAGTACGAACCTTGGCGAATCGGCTTGGCGTGAGCCTCGTAACGGTCGTGCAAGCTTATCGAGTATTAGAGCAACGGGGATTCGTCGAGCGCATTCAGGGAAAAGGCACCTATGTGCGAACTCGCACGCGGACGCCTGAGCAGCTCCAGCCAACTGCCCCGCACCAGCGTTTCGACTGGCAATTGCTCCTCGCTGACTACCTGCCGCGAGCTGCAGTGTTCCGTCAGCATACAGAAAGCGTCGACGAGACGCCGCTAAAACTCTCGATGGCCGCTCTCTGCCCCTCCCTGTCAGCGGCGTCACTTCCGGCAGACCTCTACACCTCCATCGTGCAGATGCCAGCCATGCTCACGGAATACGGTCCCGTCGAAGGGCTGCCTTCGCTGCGCGCGAGACTCGCCGTCGAATTCCGAGAAGCCGGCCTCGCGGTCGACGTTGACGAAATTTTTATCACCAACGGGGTCCAACAGGCGATTGATATCGTCGCTCGCACCTTCCTCGGGCCTGGCGACGTAGTCGTCGTCGAAGCTCCGACCTACGCTGGGGCACTCGACGTCTTCCGCGCGTGTGGGGCCAATGTCATCTCCATCCCCGTGGACGACCAGGGACTACGAACCGATTTACTGTTAAGACAGTGCGACCACAAACCGCCCAAACTCATTTATACGATGCCGGCGTTTCACAATCCAACCAGCGTCGTCATGAGCCAACAGCGAAGGCGCGCACTCCTCGACATTGCAACCAGTTATCAGTGCCTGATCCTGGAAGATGATTCCTTTTCCGACTGTTCTTTTGGCGTCGCTGTTCCGCCTCCGCTGCGCGCGGACGACGATGGCGGGCACGTCGTCTACGTCAGAGGGTTTAGCAAAGTCTTCCTCCCCGGTTGCCGACTGGCCGCCGTCGTCGCGTCTGGCAGTGTGCGCAATAGGTTGGTCGCCGCAAAGTCCGTTTCCGATCTCGGCAGTCCCCTCATCACTCAACGCCTCGTCGAGCACTGTCTGATGGATTCAGGGCGGCGTCGCCGGATCGAGAAGATTGTCAATGCACTGCGAATCAAACGCGACCTGGCACTGCAAACGCTCGCTGAACACGCTCCACCCGGGGTGACCTGGAACTTTCCCGATGGTGGCTACAATCTTTGGGTCACATTACCTGACCACGTCAACGCTGATGTGCTTCTGGTCGAAGCGATGCGCAAGGGCATCTCCTTTCTTCCAGGCTCTGCCTGCTACAACGGCGATCTGGTCTACCATCACTTGCGTATTAGCTACTCCTACCTCGAGGACGACGAACTCGTACGAGCGGTTCGCGCACTGTGCCTGTTGATGAGCGAGGCGGTCACCGGTCAGTCCCGCCCCTTCATGCCCGTCATCTGA
- a CDS encoding EamA family transporter — MVWAYGLMCLIYGTTFLAIRAGDDAGMPPLLFAALRFFTAGVVTLVFYWLRHRTTFPRSVRTLGRLALVGLFNTTGVFAIVYTCEQYVSSGYAALMGATMPFFVVLLGRATGNVRLTRLQWFGLIVGFFGVLLVAWPGLQAGFAHFAVCTGALIVSQMMAATGALLSGRLLKDGTSSFVVNGFQLFFGGLALFLLAAVAGEFALSQPVVWSEGLVALGYLTVLGSLVGSSLFFLLVKRVGTLFPSTWTYVSPVIAVVAGYLVLDERVYLWTLVGAAAILCGVLMMNLRAFQTAWKARKAAPAGETVQTGR; from the coding sequence ATGGTTTGGGCATATGGACTGATGTGTCTGATTTACGGAACGACATTTCTCGCGATTCGCGCCGGCGATGATGCCGGGATGCCGCCGCTGTTATTCGCCGCGCTTCGGTTCTTTACCGCAGGTGTCGTCACGTTGGTGTTCTATTGGCTTCGCCATCGGACCACATTCCCGAGGTCCGTTCGAACGCTTGGGCGCTTGGCGTTGGTCGGGCTGTTCAACACCACTGGTGTATTCGCCATCGTCTACACCTGCGAACAGTATGTCTCCTCTGGCTATGCTGCGTTGATGGGCGCAACGATGCCATTTTTCGTCGTCCTGCTCGGGCGCGCCACGGGCAACGTCCGACTGACTCGTCTGCAATGGTTCGGCTTGATTGTGGGGTTCTTCGGCGTGCTCTTGGTCGCGTGGCCCGGTTTACAGGCGGGGTTTGCTCATTTTGCAGTGTGTACGGGTGCGCTGATCGTCTCACAAATGATGGCCGCAACCGGCGCACTTCTCTCCGGACGCCTGCTTAAAGACGGGACGTCCTCGTTCGTCGTGAATGGGTTTCAGTTGTTTTTTGGCGGTCTTGCGTTGTTCTTGCTCGCTGCTGTAGCAGGTGAATTCGCCTTATCGCAGCCTGTCGTATGGTCGGAAGGTCTCGTCGCCCTCGGTTACCTGACCGTCCTTGGTTCTCTTGTCGGATCGTCGCTGTTTTTCTTGCTGGTGAAGCGGGTAGGGACGCTGTTTCCTTCTACATGGACCTACGTTTCGCCGGTGATTGCAGTGGTGGCAGGGTACTTGGTACTCGACGAACGCGTCTATCTATGGACGCTCGTCGGTGCCGCAGCCATTTTGTGCGGTGTTTTGATGATGAATTTGCGCGCGTTTCAAACCGCCTGGAAAGCCCGCAAGGCTGCTCCTGCTGGAGAGACTGTCCAAACTGGGCGTTAA
- a CDS encoding acyl-CoA dehydrogenase family protein, translating to MNDAYGTNDYSFDAFLEQRKKIDFYDDDIHLQKVVAHYAGTDAERLHAQLGGFSKVLSTRWVALAERISRVEVRPSVQHFDAFGHRIDRIVRPFEMVELEQEVFREGLFSSTIDPLESYAKRLLLNELGDVGLNCPIACTDGLVTLLRSYAADDSPELVRILKHASDGIGGEFAIGAQFMSERQGGSDIPANVLEAVPDGRVYRLYGNKFFCSVTHADYAVVTARISGTSQISLFVVPTWLPGDKEKERRNGHVVNRLKVKLGTCELPTAEIDYHGAVAYPVGDQGKGVSIAVAMVLTKSRLDIGGASAAYVLRAHREAQLYANFRTVFGKKIAEYPLAARQLRDLRLVAERTAAGAFDVFHLYQSASAKEGDETSRRLFQFRELVLMQKITAAEDAVDAIRKAISLFGGHGMMEDFSCLPRLLRDAMVSEQWEGPKNLLLTQIYRDLHRVSSWYPATQFVFDILQGLEEGKIHSYARRLETLLAEPLTGATTDHLLDVAEEFELLCMGMFRARQELARARVEG from the coding sequence ATGAACGATGCGTACGGCACCAACGATTATTCCTTTGACGCGTTTTTAGAGCAGCGTAAGAAGATTGACTTTTATGACGATGACATCCATTTGCAGAAGGTCGTCGCGCACTACGCCGGGACTGACGCCGAGCGGTTACACGCACAGCTCGGGGGTTTCTCCAAGGTGTTGTCGACGCGGTGGGTTGCATTGGCCGAGCGTATCTCCCGAGTGGAAGTTCGGCCGTCCGTGCAGCATTTTGACGCGTTTGGGCACAGGATCGACCGAATTGTTCGGCCCTTCGAGATGGTCGAACTTGAGCAGGAAGTGTTTCGAGAGGGGCTGTTTTCGTCCACGATCGATCCGCTCGAAAGCTACGCCAAACGCCTGTTGCTCAACGAATTGGGCGACGTCGGCCTGAATTGTCCGATCGCCTGTACGGACGGATTGGTCACGTTGTTGCGAAGCTATGCCGCAGACGACTCGCCGGAACTTGTGCGGATTCTCAAACACGCGTCGGATGGCATTGGCGGGGAGTTTGCCATCGGTGCGCAGTTTATGTCGGAGAGGCAGGGTGGATCCGACATTCCAGCAAACGTACTGGAGGCGGTCCCTGATGGGCGCGTGTACCGGCTCTATGGCAACAAGTTTTTCTGTTCGGTCACACATGCAGATTACGCAGTCGTGACGGCACGTATCTCTGGCACGTCACAAATCTCACTGTTCGTCGTTCCCACGTGGCTCCCTGGAGATAAGGAAAAGGAGCGTCGCAACGGGCACGTCGTCAATCGATTGAAGGTGAAGTTGGGGACATGTGAATTGCCGACGGCGGAAATCGACTACCACGGGGCGGTTGCCTACCCAGTTGGCGACCAGGGGAAGGGCGTGTCGATCGCGGTCGCGATGGTATTGACAAAGTCCCGCCTCGACATCGGGGGGGCGAGTGCTGCGTACGTGCTTCGCGCCCATCGTGAAGCACAGCTGTACGCCAACTTTCGCACGGTGTTTGGCAAAAAGATTGCCGAGTACCCGCTCGCGGCTCGCCAATTGCGGGACCTTCGGCTTGTAGCCGAGCGGACGGCCGCCGGCGCGTTCGACGTGTTCCACCTGTATCAGTCGGCCTCTGCAAAGGAGGGTGACGAAACCAGTCGCCGCCTCTTTCAATTTCGAGAACTCGTGCTCATGCAGAAGATCACCGCAGCGGAAGACGCCGTCGATGCGATTCGAAAAGCTATCTCGCTCTTTGGCGGACACGGCATGATGGAAGATTTCTCGTGTCTGCCAAGACTGCTTCGAGATGCGATGGTGAGCGAGCAGTGGGAAGGCCCGAAGAATTTGCTCCTGACGCAGATCTATCGCGACCTGCATCGCGTGTCATCCTGGTATCCGGCCACACAGTTCGTGTTTGACATCCTCCAAGGGCTGGAAGAGGGAAAGATTCACTCGTACGCCCGCCGGTTGGAGACGCTGCTGGCTGAACCCTTAACGGGTGCGACAACCGACCACCTGTTGGACGTCGCTGAGGAGTTCGAGCTGCTGTGTATGGGGATGTTTCGGGCACGGCAAGAGTTGGCCAGGGCTCGCGTGGAAGGGTGA
- a CDS encoding endospore germination permease, producing MSAKGKAKVVLSNMQIFMIVIASTTAFGHFVYVHLAILFAGRDAWISLIIACLAGLVIQYLQLTLAIGKSESLVEHAVSVFGKWIGGFVSVIYIVFFLIIVAFTIKIVSDFMGVIYPTTPPGVFLLAEFTVGAWAVYSGIEVIGRTMQVLLPLMMLLGITASLLSTPDKDFTQLYPIFNQGITPVTQGALAFIAMLSELIGFGMIAEHARKPEKLARQSSVLVFVLLIMFLSPVTGPVMVFGETLAKDLSFPTYTEIQYIHVTNIIERLDIVGVLLWTIGSFFRIAMFMFAAVKGVSQLVGAKKETTFLIPVTLLCAAFSLSLMQSSREEIYHFLGSGYLYVAPAIGVGLPLLTGAVAWAKKAIGNRQAKLRNAG from the coding sequence ATGAGCGCCAAGGGCAAAGCAAAAGTCGTCCTGTCCAACATGCAGATCTTCATGATTGTCATCGCGAGCACCACGGCATTCGGACATTTTGTCTACGTTCACCTGGCGATTCTGTTCGCCGGGCGCGATGCTTGGATATCCCTGATTATCGCCTGTCTCGCCGGGTTGGTCATTCAGTATCTCCAACTGACATTGGCCATCGGGAAGAGTGAATCGCTCGTAGAACATGCCGTGTCCGTGTTCGGGAAGTGGATCGGCGGCTTCGTTTCCGTCATCTATATCGTATTTTTCCTCATCATCGTCGCGTTTACCATCAAAATTGTGTCGGATTTTATGGGGGTGATTTACCCGACGACGCCACCTGGTGTCTTCTTGTTGGCGGAGTTTACCGTCGGGGCCTGGGCTGTGTACTCGGGGATTGAAGTCATCGGGCGAACGATGCAGGTGCTGTTGCCCCTGATGATGCTATTAGGCATCACAGCCAGTCTCCTATCGACGCCAGACAAGGATTTCACGCAGCTATACCCGATTTTCAATCAGGGGATTACGCCTGTGACCCAAGGGGCACTTGCGTTTATCGCCATGCTCTCCGAACTGATCGGCTTTGGCATGATCGCTGAGCACGCGAGGAAGCCGGAGAAACTCGCAAGGCAGTCGTCCGTGCTCGTCTTTGTCCTGCTCATCATGTTCTTGTCTCCTGTGACGGGTCCGGTGATGGTATTCGGGGAAACGTTAGCGAAAGACCTGTCGTTTCCTACCTACACGGAGATTCAATACATTCATGTCACGAATATCATTGAGCGGCTGGATATCGTCGGCGTGCTTCTGTGGACCATCGGAAGTTTCTTCCGTATCGCCATGTTCATGTTTGCAGCAGTCAAAGGCGTCTCTCAACTCGTCGGGGCAAAGAAGGAAACCACATTTCTCATCCCAGTCACGTTGCTGTGCGCAGCATTCAGCTTGAGCCTCATGCAGTCGTCTCGCGAAGAGATATACCATTTTCTTGGATCCGGTTACCTCTATGTCGCACCTGCCATCGGCGTTGGCCTACCACTGTTGACGGGTGCCGTCGCCTGGGCCAAGAAAGCGATCGGCAACCGTCAAGCGAAGCTGCGAAACGCAGGGTGA
- a CDS encoding Ger(x)C family spore germination protein: MNARALCCAAVLALSTLCTGCWDATEIDRLAIVSASGLDLVQPDPDSPPLVQGTLQIARASEMGSNGGGSPTTTTGSTDAFILEQAKGQNALQPFDIIRKRLSRKLFLGQRRVIVIGEDYAKHGVYDLVDEVIRNPQSRLRTYVVIAYHSTAESILKLPYALNRLPSDAIAEIEQQGSVPEVDAKDFIEKLVSKGDTFAMGIDPVQSAPEGSDASASTFQLNQIAIFRGDKLVGWLEGPTFEGFLWIYGRMKRADTTVRLPGVPGYLTGRMLSIRTERSVAVVNGRPQININTRTQYDIAENGTPMNLNDPSSVNKVRDAIQQEILSQMKSTMDALQQKYVSDPFGFGEQLDKQYPRAWAKVKENWHSTYSKTPVVITADVEIRNSGLTGPPLRKPPERQPSTGGQD; encoded by the coding sequence ATGAACGCCCGTGCTCTATGCTGTGCCGCCGTACTGGCGCTCTCGACCCTGTGCACCGGTTGCTGGGACGCCACGGAAATCGACCGTTTAGCGATTGTCTCGGCGAGCGGACTGGACCTCGTGCAACCTGACCCCGACTCTCCCCCGCTCGTTCAAGGAACGCTCCAAATTGCTCGCGCGAGTGAGATGGGCTCCAACGGGGGCGGGTCACCGACGACGACGACAGGGAGTACCGACGCGTTCATCTTGGAGCAAGCCAAGGGTCAAAACGCATTGCAGCCGTTCGACATCATCCGCAAGCGGCTGTCGCGCAAGCTCTTCCTTGGCCAGCGCCGAGTCATCGTCATCGGGGAGGATTACGCCAAACACGGCGTCTATGATCTCGTCGACGAAGTGATTCGCAATCCGCAATCCAGGCTCAGGACGTACGTGGTCATCGCGTATCACAGCACCGCAGAGTCGATTTTGAAACTGCCCTATGCGCTGAACAGGCTTCCGTCCGATGCGATTGCCGAGATCGAACAGCAAGGCTCTGTCCCGGAAGTCGACGCAAAGGACTTCATTGAAAAACTCGTTTCCAAGGGAGATACATTTGCCATGGGGATCGATCCAGTTCAGTCGGCCCCTGAGGGCTCGGATGCGTCGGCGAGCACGTTTCAACTGAACCAAATCGCCATCTTTCGTGGAGACAAACTCGTGGGATGGCTCGAAGGGCCTACATTCGAGGGTTTCTTGTGGATTTATGGGCGCATGAAGCGCGCCGATACCACCGTCCGACTCCCGGGCGTGCCAGGTTATTTAACTGGGCGCATGCTGTCGATTCGAACGGAACGCTCAGTCGCTGTCGTCAATGGGCGTCCGCAGATCAACATCAACACGCGGACACAATACGACATCGCAGAAAACGGAACGCCGATGAATCTCAACGACCCAAGTAGCGTGAATAAAGTACGCGACGCCATTCAACAGGAAATTCTGTCGCAAATGAAGTCGACCATGGATGCCCTTCAACAGAAGTACGTCTCCGACCCGTTTGGATTCGGGGAGCAATTGGACAAGCAATACCCACGGGCATGGGCAAAGGTCAAGGAGAACTGGCACTCGACGTATAGCAAAACACCCGTGGTGATCACGGCTGACGTCGAAATTCGAAACAGCGGTTTGACGGGTCCCCCGCTGCGCAAGCCCCCCGAGAGACAGCCGTCAACAGGAGGACAAGACTAA
- a CDS encoding spore germination protein, with protein sequence MRSRKRATIKLRDNGIIVQASHAADADVGDSSPLLLSRDLATNLKYFRAAFKHASDVHVRVFRIVDGREAAIIYVEGLSDSKEIDASLLSPLTRPKSPSYDGDVPRLTFDVLAQEYIHIASLEQITTTADAIRMVVVETSVLLLIDDEPVGLSFNVVGGENRSIQEPNTEAVVRGPREGFIENVSINLSMLRRRIRTASFKVESFDIGVYTKTKVVLCYVDGIVDQRVVDEVRKRLERIDTDAVIDSGYIEEFIEDNPYSPFPQVQNTERPDVVTSQLLEGKVSILVNGSPFALIVPINLWGMMQASEDYYERYMIANAIRALRFGFLFINLYLPSLYVAITTFHQEMLPTKALLSIAAAREVTPFPAIMEAFIMEITFEALREAGVRLPKTVGSTISIVGALVIGQAAVQAGIVSAPMVIVVSITGIGSFVIPRYNLAISLRMLRFPMILLAGTLGLFGIVVATLAVVIHLSSLRSVGVPYLAPVSPFAGRDMKDVFVRAPHWAMQRRPRQTGKQNPRRQTDSTRPKDRMPGRRGQQPQS encoded by the coding sequence GTGAGATCGAGAAAGCGTGCGACCATCAAGTTGCGGGACAATGGAATCATCGTGCAGGCGTCTCACGCCGCTGACGCGGACGTTGGCGACAGTTCTCCGCTACTCCTTTCGCGTGACCTGGCCACCAACTTAAAGTACTTCCGAGCCGCCTTCAAACACGCTTCGGACGTTCATGTCCGCGTCTTTCGCATCGTCGACGGGCGCGAGGCGGCCATCATCTACGTGGAAGGCCTATCGGATAGCAAAGAGATCGACGCAAGTCTCCTCTCGCCGCTGACCCGTCCGAAGAGCCCTTCGTACGATGGTGATGTACCGCGATTGACGTTCGATGTCCTCGCGCAGGAATACATCCACATCGCGAGTTTAGAACAAATCACCACGACCGCTGATGCTATCCGGATGGTCGTTGTGGAAACGTCTGTTCTGCTGCTCATCGACGACGAGCCAGTCGGGCTCTCGTTTAATGTGGTCGGTGGAGAAAACCGCTCCATTCAAGAGCCCAACACGGAAGCCGTCGTTCGTGGACCGCGCGAAGGGTTTATCGAGAACGTGAGTATCAACCTCTCGATGCTTCGACGCCGAATTCGCACAGCCTCGTTCAAGGTTGAAAGCTTCGACATCGGGGTGTACACCAAGACGAAAGTAGTGTTGTGCTACGTCGACGGCATCGTGGACCAGAGGGTCGTCGATGAGGTGCGCAAACGACTCGAGCGGATCGACACAGATGCGGTCATTGATTCTGGATACATCGAGGAGTTCATCGAGGACAATCCCTACTCGCCGTTCCCGCAAGTGCAAAATACAGAGCGGCCGGACGTCGTCACCTCGCAGTTGTTAGAGGGAAAGGTCTCGATTCTCGTGAACGGATCGCCGTTTGCGTTGATTGTCCCCATCAACCTCTGGGGCATGATGCAGGCATCTGAAGACTACTACGAGCGCTACATGATCGCCAACGCCATTCGGGCACTGCGATTCGGCTTTTTGTTTATCAACCTGTACCTGCCCTCCCTGTACGTGGCCATCACCACATTTCATCAGGAGATGCTGCCGACCAAAGCGCTCTTATCGATCGCTGCGGCCCGCGAAGTCACGCCATTCCCGGCGATCATGGAAGCGTTCATCATGGAGATCACGTTCGAAGCACTGCGCGAGGCAGGCGTGCGACTGCCAAAGACGGTCGGATCAACGATCAGCATCGTCGGCGCGCTGGTCATTGGGCAAGCAGCCGTTCAGGCCGGAATCGTGTCGGCGCCCATGGTAATTGTCGTATCGATCACTGGGATTGGGTCGTTCGTCATCCCTAGGTACAATCTGGCTATCTCCCTGCGCATGCTCCGCTTCCCGATGATCCTATTGGCAGGTACGCTCGGTTTGTTCGGTATCGTCGTCGCGACGCTGGCCGTCGTCATTCACCTGAGTTCCCTCCGCTCCGTCGGCGTGCCGTATCTAGCTCCGGTCTCCCCGTTCGCAGGGCGCGACATGAAAGACGTCTTCGTTCGCGCGCCGCACTGGGCGATGCAGCGACGGCCCCGGCAAACCGGCAAACAGAATCCCCGGCGTCAGACGGATTCCACTCGGCCCAAAGATCGAATGCCGGGGCGGCGCGGTCAACAGCCACAATCGTAA
- a CDS encoding antibiotic biosynthesis monooxygenase, which yields MRKIANTPEPPYYAVIFTADRTDVSAGYEEMARAMVELVQEHPGFLGVERAEAGTGILVSYWDSLESIRSWQMNDRHQVARQRGVSEWYNACRTRICKVEREYGFHRD from the coding sequence ATGAGAAAAATTGCCAATACGCCTGAACCACCGTATTACGCCGTCATTTTTACGGCGGATCGCACGGATGTTTCAGCTGGATACGAGGAGATGGCCCGCGCTATGGTGGAGCTCGTGCAAGAACATCCGGGCTTTCTGGGGGTAGAACGTGCAGAAGCGGGGACGGGCATTCTCGTGTCGTACTGGGATTCATTGGAGTCGATTCGAAGTTGGCAGATGAACGACCGTCATCAAGTGGCTCGGCAAAGAGGCGTGTCCGAATGGTACAACGCGTGCAGAACGCGCATCTGCAAGGTGGAGCGTGAATACGGATTTCACCGCGATTGA